Sequence from the Cryomorphaceae bacterium genome:
ACCAGTACTCCTGGTTTGCAAAGGCATCACCTTCATAGATAGCCTGCATCAGCTTTCCGTCCATGTTGAATACTTCGAGTCTCACACGAGATTCAAAGGGCAATTCAAAGGTGAACTGAGTGCGGGTTGCAGTTGGATTGGGGAATGCTGTGAGCGATACCGCTGGAATCTCAACCTGATTGGCAAGATCAAACTGTGGCATGTCACTTTCATCTCCAGGCTGCACAGTGATGATTTGTACGGCATGGGTTGTGTTTCCACAATCATCGGTAGCAGTCCAGATGCGCGTAATGGTGTAGTCACACTCG
This genomic interval carries:
- a CDS encoding T9SS C-terminal target domain-containing protein translates to ECDYTITRIWTATDDCGNTTHAVQIITVQPGDESDMPQFDLANQVEIPAVSLTAFPNPTATRTQFTFELPFESRVRLEVFNMDGKLMQAIYEGDAFANQEYWFQYDVSGLASGIYLYKLTTNEGAYVEKLMIAR